A window of the Teredinibacter franksiae genome harbors these coding sequences:
- the trxB gene encoding thioredoxin-disulfide reductase translates to MSDAKHFPLIILGSGPAGYTAAIYAARANLKPVVITGMQQGGQLTTTTEVENWPGGPAELQGPDLMVNMQQHAERFDTEIIFDHIHECDLKSTPKKLVGNETYTCDALIIATGASAQYLGLPSEEAFQGRGVSACATCDGFFYRDQKVAVVGGGNTAVEEALYLSNIASEVILIHRRDALRSEKILQTRLLEKAKNGNVTIMWNNTLDEILGDDTGVNGLRVKSTLDGSTQDIDISGVFIAIGHKPNTDIFEGQLDMHNGYIKIKSGLEGEATATTVPGVFAAGDVADHVYRQAVTSAGAGCMAALDAEKYIDNL, encoded by the coding sequence ATGAGCGACGCCAAGCATTTCCCTCTGATTATTCTAGGTTCCGGCCCAGCCGGTTACACGGCCGCTATCTATGCCGCCCGCGCCAACCTAAAACCAGTTGTCATTACGGGAATGCAACAAGGTGGCCAACTAACCACCACAACTGAAGTGGAAAACTGGCCCGGTGGCCCTGCAGAACTCCAAGGTCCCGACCTAATGGTTAACATGCAGCAACATGCTGAACGCTTCGATACCGAGATCATTTTCGACCATATTCATGAATGTGACCTGAAGAGTACACCCAAAAAGCTGGTAGGCAATGAAACCTACACCTGCGATGCACTAATAATCGCCACAGGAGCCTCCGCTCAATACCTTGGTCTGCCCTCTGAAGAAGCCTTTCAGGGTAGAGGCGTTAGCGCCTGTGCCACCTGCGACGGTTTTTTCTATCGCGATCAGAAAGTGGCTGTGGTCGGCGGCGGTAACACAGCCGTCGAAGAAGCACTCTACTTATCGAATATTGCCAGCGAAGTCATTCTGATTCACCGCCGTGATGCGCTGCGCTCAGAAAAAATTCTGCAGACTCGTTTACTGGAAAAAGCCAAAAACGGCAATGTAACCATTATGTGGAACAACACTTTAGATGAAATACTGGGCGACGATACTGGTGTCAATGGCCTGCGTGTAAAATCAACGCTTGATGGCAGCACTCAAGACATTGATATAAGCGGTGTATTCATCGCTATTGGGCACAAACCCAACACCGACATTTTCGAAGGTCAGCTCGATATGCACAACGGTTACATCAAAATTAAGAGCGGCCTAGAAGGTGAAGCCACGGCGACAACCGTGCCAGGGGTTTTCGCCGCCGGTGACGTTGCTGACCACGTCTACCGACAGGCTGTAACGTCCGCTGGTGCCGGCTGCATGGCCGCATTAGATGCAGAGAAGTACATCGACAACCTATAA
- the infA gene encoding translation initiation factor IF-1: MAKEDHFELEGEVIDTLPNTTFRVKLENGHVVTAHISGKMRKNYIRILTGDKVKVEMTPYDLSKGRITYRAR; the protein is encoded by the coding sequence ATGGCGAAAGAAGACCATTTTGAACTGGAAGGCGAAGTTATCGACACATTGCCTAACACCACCTTCCGAGTGAAACTCGAAAATGGACATGTGGTAACAGCACATATCTCCGGAAAAATGCGTAAGAATTACATTCGTATTCTTACTGGCGACAAAGTCAAAGTTGAAATGACGCCCTACGACCTAAGCAAAGGCCGTATTACCTACCGCGCCCGCTAA
- the lolA gene encoding outer membrane lipoprotein chaperone LolA encodes MKRFLNGFIGLLFICSTAHVVASAEEDLSKRLKAIETFSAAFTQIISDPSGEEIQSTSGLVQLKTPGLFYWQVNPPFEQLVVANQQFLWVYDADLEQVTISDRQKLDNSPAQILSGDFSSLGDQYSVTEKKQKGGNLYRLKALVDNNQTFTELLFEFSNQSLLTGMKLTDRLGQVTSVLFSEIKLNTGIADTVFEFGTPEGVDIIVNE; translated from the coding sequence ATGAAACGATTTTTGAACGGTTTTATCGGCTTACTTTTTATTTGCAGTACTGCACACGTGGTGGCATCTGCAGAAGAAGATTTAAGTAAACGTTTAAAGGCCATAGAAACTTTTTCGGCGGCGTTTACACAAATAATCAGTGATCCATCGGGTGAGGAAATTCAATCAACTTCCGGCCTGGTGCAACTGAAAACGCCTGGATTGTTCTATTGGCAGGTGAACCCACCCTTTGAACAGTTGGTGGTAGCGAATCAGCAGTTTTTATGGGTGTACGATGCAGACCTGGAGCAAGTTACGATTTCAGACCGACAGAAATTGGACAATAGCCCGGCGCAAATATTAAGTGGTGATTTCTCTAGCCTTGGCGATCAATACAGCGTTACAGAAAAAAAACAAAAAGGCGGGAATTTATACCGGTTGAAGGCATTGGTTGATAACAACCAAACGTTTACAGAATTACTTTTTGAGTTTAGTAATCAATCACTGCTTACGGGCATGAAACTCACCGATAGGTTGGGCCAGGTAACGTCTGTTTTGTTCAGCGAAATAAAACTAAATACCGGCATTGCTGATACCGTTTTTGAGTTTGGTACACCCGAAGGTGTCGATATAATCGTAAATGAATAG
- a CDS encoding arginyltransferase has translation MTDLTTLKLYATRPHACSYLPGEDATTVFIDPTASIDAAVYSDLSRYGFRRSGSHVYRPHCETCHACIPIRLLTQEFKPNRAQKRCQKTNSDLSITFVDSIDTDEHYSVYERYINDRHSDGDMFPPSRGQYTDFLTAEWGATRYIEMRSAEGELLAVAVTDFLDHGLSAVYSFFSPQAAKRSLGSFAVLHQIQLAQEKKLPYLYLGYWIRKCQKMSYKTLFQPYQVMVGQNWVTVTDKPPEVASKMQLL, from the coding sequence TTGACGGACTTAACAACACTTAAACTCTACGCCACGCGACCCCACGCCTGCAGCTACCTGCCTGGGGAAGATGCGACAACGGTATTCATAGACCCTACAGCCAGTATTGATGCGGCGGTATACAGCGACCTATCTCGCTACGGCTTCCGACGAAGCGGATCCCATGTTTACCGACCTCACTGCGAAACCTGCCATGCCTGTATTCCCATACGACTATTAACCCAGGAGTTCAAACCCAACCGAGCTCAAAAACGCTGCCAAAAAACTAATAGCGATTTAAGCATTACCTTCGTCGACTCTATAGATACAGACGAACATTATTCTGTATACGAACGCTACATCAATGACCGTCATTCTGACGGCGACATGTTTCCGCCGAGCCGAGGCCAATACACCGATTTTTTAACGGCTGAATGGGGTGCTACCCGTTACATAGAAATGCGCAGCGCGGAGGGTGAACTTTTGGCCGTTGCTGTTACGGACTTTTTGGACCATGGCCTTTCTGCCGTCTATTCATTTTTCTCCCCCCAAGCCGCCAAACGCAGTCTAGGCTCCTTTGCTGTACTCCACCAAATTCAACTGGCGCAAGAAAAAAAGCTGCCCTACCTCTATCTTGGTTATTGGATTAGAAAATGCCAAAAAATGAGTTACAAAACACTTTTCCAACCTTACCAGGTAATGGTTGGTCAAAACTGGGTCACTGTGACTGATAAACCACCAGAAGTGGCCTCCAAAATGCAACTGTTATAA
- the aat gene encoding leucyl/phenylalanyl-tRNA--protein transferase yields MSQLHWLEEQNTWFPPTKSALKDPDGLLAVGGDLTVERLIKAYSLGIFPWYSDGQPLLWWSPDPRMVLSPDDLHLGRTLRKLLRKQPFRITFDQQFETVMRQCGTIARKEQDGSWITEEMIDAYMELHAMGVAHSVEVWQNDELVGGLYGIALGRSYFGESMYSLVSGASKVAFATLAQQLKLWGFELIDCQIHTQYLNSFGAKEIPRCEFEQRLAQTVNRTPTPLGNNGGIQKSVVTYAGKIPLLDWSQAWQMPEKGFDGLNNT; encoded by the coding sequence ATGAGCCAGCTGCATTGGCTTGAAGAACAAAACACCTGGTTCCCTCCGACAAAATCTGCACTAAAGGACCCCGACGGGCTGCTGGCCGTTGGCGGTGACCTTACAGTAGAACGATTAATCAAAGCTTACTCGTTAGGTATTTTCCCCTGGTACAGTGATGGCCAGCCACTCCTGTGGTGGTCTCCCGACCCACGTATGGTGCTATCGCCTGACGATCTACACCTTGGGCGAACACTTCGAAAACTGCTTCGGAAACAGCCCTTCCGCATTACGTTTGACCAACAATTCGAGACCGTTATGCGCCAGTGTGGAACCATTGCACGCAAAGAGCAGGACGGCTCCTGGATTACCGAAGAGATGATCGACGCCTACATGGAGTTGCACGCTATGGGTGTGGCCCATTCTGTAGAGGTATGGCAAAACGACGAGCTTGTGGGCGGCCTATATGGTATTGCGTTGGGGCGCTCTTATTTTGGCGAATCAATGTACAGTCTCGTGAGCGGTGCTTCAAAAGTGGCCTTCGCAACACTTGCACAGCAGCTTAAGCTTTGGGGATTCGAACTCATAGACTGCCAAATTCACACACAATACCTTAACTCGTTCGGTGCCAAAGAAATACCGAGATGCGAATTTGAGCAACGGCTAGCCCAAACAGTAAACCGTACCCCCACGCCACTGGGCAACAATGGCGGAATTCAAAAATCGGTAGTAACCTACGCCGGTAAGATCCCACTATTGGATTGGTCCCAAGCATGGCAGATGCCGGAGAAAGGATTTGACGGACTTAACAACACTTAA
- a CDS encoding DNA translocase FtsK: MSKAETSTAGQVVEKATTAARIVREGILIGLMLACAFIALALLTYSANDPGWSKTGAGGVLENAGGPAGAWLADVFFSLFGNIAYLFPLLLAYQVFVQLRDRSGVHFDVVVFLLRLIGFSLVMTAATGIAVMQYGTESALLPFSAGGYLGLTTAMAINNTFGYMGGSMLLLAILLFGLTIFVEISWFVVMDSLGGVVFRGSAWVRLRYTQWRQGAEERKKARVAVKQRRDAAKVRVEHEKKRKPPTITPPKKQKPEPSVRAQKEKQQKLQFDDTPAVGELPPVDLLDPADKKSDKGYSEDSLEAMSRLLELKLNDFGVIAEVVAVLPGPVVTRFEIQPAAGVKVSKISNLAKDLARSLAVISVRVVEVIQGKSVVGIEIPNEYREMVRLSEVINSAAFDKSKSPLSLALGHDISGQSVIADLAKMPHLLVAGTTGSGKSVGVNSMLISMLYKATPEEVRLILVDPKMLELSVYDGIPHLLAPVITDMKDAATGLRWCVGEMERRYKLMAAMGVRNLTGYNKKVRDAEKAGAPITDPLWAPEDDGVVEMDNATAPNLTTMPFIVIVIDEFADMMMIVGKKVEQLIARIAQKARAAGIHMILATQRPSVDVITGLIKANVPTRMAFQVSSKIDSRTILDQGGAEQLLGHGDMLFLPPGAGVTVRVHGAFIDDHEVHKVVADWKKRGAPDYLEEIFSEEVASIPVPGFSTDEGDGGKPESDPLYDEAIAFVTESRKASISAVQRKLRVGYNRAARLIEEMEMSGVVTEMGSNGMREVLAPPPPKR; the protein is encoded by the coding sequence TTGAGTAAAGCAGAAACATCTACAGCGGGGCAGGTTGTCGAAAAAGCGACCACGGCAGCCCGTATTGTTCGCGAAGGCATCCTTATTGGTTTAATGCTCGCCTGTGCATTTATTGCCCTTGCGTTATTAACCTACTCAGCAAATGATCCGGGTTGGTCTAAAACCGGTGCTGGCGGCGTTCTGGAAAATGCCGGCGGGCCGGCCGGTGCATGGCTGGCTGATGTATTTTTCTCGCTGTTTGGCAATATTGCCTATTTGTTCCCGTTACTGCTTGCCTATCAAGTGTTTGTTCAGTTACGTGACCGCTCGGGTGTGCATTTTGATGTTGTTGTTTTTTTGCTCAGGCTGATTGGCTTTTCTTTGGTTATGACCGCGGCTACAGGCATCGCGGTTATGCAGTATGGAACAGAGAGTGCGCTGCTGCCTTTTTCTGCCGGTGGTTACCTTGGCCTCACGACAGCGATGGCCATCAATAATACTTTTGGGTATATGGGTGGGAGCATGCTGCTCCTGGCTATCTTGTTGTTTGGCTTGACTATCTTTGTTGAAATTTCCTGGTTCGTAGTCATGGACTCACTTGGCGGTGTTGTTTTTCGCGGAAGTGCATGGGTGCGTTTGCGTTATACCCAATGGCGTCAGGGGGCCGAAGAACGTAAAAAAGCACGGGTTGCCGTGAAGCAGCGACGCGACGCCGCGAAAGTTCGGGTGGAGCACGAAAAGAAACGAAAGCCGCCTACTATAACCCCGCCAAAGAAACAAAAGCCTGAACCAAGTGTACGTGCGCAGAAAGAAAAGCAGCAAAAGTTACAATTCGACGATACGCCTGCTGTTGGTGAGCTACCTCCGGTTGACCTTCTAGATCCAGCGGATAAAAAGAGTGATAAAGGTTATTCGGAAGATTCATTGGAAGCGATGTCGAGATTACTGGAATTAAAATTAAACGATTTCGGTGTGATTGCCGAGGTGGTTGCTGTATTGCCTGGCCCGGTGGTGACGCGCTTCGAAATTCAACCCGCGGCCGGTGTGAAAGTGAGCAAAATTAGTAATCTTGCGAAAGATCTTGCACGCTCATTGGCGGTTATCAGTGTTCGGGTAGTGGAGGTTATTCAGGGGAAGTCGGTCGTTGGTATTGAGATTCCCAATGAGTATCGTGAAATGGTTCGATTGAGCGAGGTGATTAATTCCGCTGCTTTCGATAAATCTAAATCGCCGCTCTCTTTGGCGTTAGGCCATGACATTTCAGGGCAATCGGTTATCGCCGACTTGGCAAAAATGCCGCATCTACTAGTGGCGGGTACAACCGGCTCGGGTAAATCTGTGGGTGTTAACAGCATGCTGATCAGCATGCTGTATAAAGCTACACCAGAGGAAGTTCGCCTAATTCTTGTTGACCCCAAAATGCTTGAGCTTTCCGTTTACGATGGTATACCGCACCTGCTTGCACCCGTAATTACGGATATGAAAGACGCGGCTACCGGCCTGCGTTGGTGTGTTGGTGAAATGGAGCGTCGCTATAAATTAATGGCGGCGATGGGTGTTAGAAATCTTACCGGCTACAACAAGAAAGTTCGCGATGCAGAAAAAGCGGGCGCCCCCATTACCGACCCGTTGTGGGCTCCCGAAGATGACGGTGTAGTTGAAATGGACAACGCCACTGCGCCGAATTTGACCACTATGCCGTTCATCGTTATTGTTATCGATGAATTTGCAGACATGATGATGATTGTTGGCAAAAAAGTTGAACAGTTAATTGCACGTATTGCGCAAAAGGCTCGAGCGGCGGGTATCCATATGATACTTGCCACGCAGCGACCATCGGTTGATGTGATAACAGGCTTAATTAAAGCTAATGTTCCCACGCGTATGGCATTTCAGGTTTCGTCAAAGATTGATTCTCGTACAATTCTTGATCAGGGCGGTGCAGAGCAATTGCTAGGGCACGGTGATATGCTATTTCTACCACCGGGTGCAGGGGTAACAGTTCGTGTTCACGGGGCTTTTATCGACGACCACGAAGTGCATAAAGTTGTGGCTGACTGGAAAAAACGCGGTGCTCCCGACTATCTCGAAGAGATTTTTAGCGAGGAGGTTGCCAGTATTCCAGTGCCGGGATTTTCCACCGATGAGGGTGATGGTGGTAAGCCCGAGTCAGACCCCCTGTATGATGAAGCCATTGCCTTTGTCACTGAATCGCGTAAAGCCAGTATTTCGGCGGTTCAACGAAAGCTTCGGGTTGGTTATAACCGTGCCGCTAGGCTAATTGAAGAAATGGAAATGTCTGGCGTTGTTACTGAAATGGGTTCAAACGGAATGCGTGAAGTTCTGGCACCTCCGCCGCCTAAACGCTAG